In a genomic window of Nodosilinea sp. E11:
- a CDS encoding efflux RND transporter permease subunit: MNLFYRNRQLLLLTLVLIVVWGLSAFITLPRLEDPEIVQRFARVTTFLPGATPERVETLVTEKIEDQLFELEEIESLRSTSGSGISVITIELKDTIAEVDSVWAKVRSKVDDAVPELPAEATVPEYADSSTKASALIVGLTWTRDDAPNYAILGRMAAVLEDRLRAIPGTETVEIFGEPDEEIRVDIAMTELSRLGLSAAALSQQIAASDAKVAAGQFRSDSTEFLLEVNSSLSTLEQIRAIPIAAGGEGQVARLGDIATVTKAVQDPPSDLALVNGHGAIALSAKVESAQRVDQWAVQAKTVLDAFRAELPAGLDLQIVLDQSQYVQQRLNGVVSNLILGSLLVIGVSLLILGWKSALLVGLALPLTTLMVFGTMKVLGIPLHQMSVTGVIIALGLLIDNAIIVVDEVQGRLRQGILPGEAVAETVRHLLVPLLASTLTTVLAFIPIALSPGGVGEFIGTIGLTVILALLSSLALSLTVIVSLVGRLHQWNPLPLRWGWWHSGFANDALANGYRWTLGTAFRRPWLGVGLSLMLPVMGFAVFATLPQQFFPPTNRNQFQIEFELPTQTSLAATQTQIRQARELALQHPDVEDIHWFMGRSAPPFFYNVLDNRRNAQNYAQGIVQLASTDHLRETIQALQGELDAAFPQAQVLVKQLEQGPPFDAPIELRVYGADLVGLRDLGDRLRAELAQVTDVVHTRATLTEALPKLALTVDEAQARRLGLDNQAIASQLNAALDGRTGGSVLDGSRDIPVRVRVPGAQQGDLGAIAALDMVTAQGQMPLDAIAALALVPDTASISRRNGQRINTVQAFITAGALPSTVLAAFQARLDEQGFELPPGYRIEYGGEADARGTAVGNLLSTVGVLGILMTATLVLSFNSFGLAALIGSVAVLAVGLAALALKLFGSIFGFTAILGTLGLIGLAINDSIVVLAALREHPEAKLGHPQAVEDVVFHATRHVIATTVTTIIGFVPLMLDPTGFWPPLAIAIAGGLGGATLLALYYIPSAYRLMSYRRPRIVASAKSALPI; encoded by the coding sequence ATGAACCTCTTCTACCGCAACCGCCAGCTTCTCTTGCTCACTCTGGTGCTGATCGTCGTCTGGGGGCTGTCGGCGTTTATCACCCTGCCACGCCTCGAAGACCCGGAGATTGTGCAGCGGTTTGCCCGTGTCACCACATTCTTACCGGGGGCAACACCGGAGCGGGTCGAGACCCTGGTGACGGAGAAGATCGAGGATCAGCTGTTTGAGCTAGAGGAAATTGAGTCGCTGCGATCGACCTCGGGCAGTGGCATTTCGGTGATCACCATCGAGCTCAAAGACACGATCGCCGAGGTAGACTCGGTGTGGGCCAAGGTGCGCAGCAAGGTAGATGACGCGGTGCCAGAGCTACCCGCCGAGGCCACGGTGCCCGAGTACGCCGACAGCTCGACTAAGGCTAGCGCCCTGATCGTGGGCCTCACCTGGACGCGGGACGACGCACCCAACTACGCGATTTTGGGGCGGATGGCGGCGGTGCTGGAAGATCGCCTGCGGGCGATTCCCGGCACCGAGACAGTGGAGATCTTTGGCGAACCCGACGAAGAAATTCGGGTAGATATAGCGATGACGGAACTGTCGCGGCTGGGGCTGTCAGCGGCGGCCCTCTCCCAGCAAATTGCCGCCAGCGATGCCAAGGTGGCGGCGGGGCAGTTTCGCAGCGACAGTACGGAATTTCTGCTGGAGGTGAACAGCAGCCTCAGCACCCTAGAGCAGATTCGCGCTATCCCAATCGCAGCGGGGGGCGAAGGCCAGGTGGCGCGACTGGGAGACATCGCCACCGTTACCAAAGCGGTACAAGACCCGCCCAGCGATCTGGCCCTGGTGAATGGGCATGGAGCGATCGCCCTCTCGGCCAAAGTCGAGTCGGCTCAGCGGGTTGACCAGTGGGCCGTGCAGGCGAAGACAGTGCTGGATGCTTTTCGCGCCGAGCTGCCGGCAGGGCTGGATCTGCAAATCGTGCTCGACCAGAGCCAGTATGTGCAGCAGCGGCTGAATGGGGTGGTGAGCAACCTAATTTTGGGTTCGCTGCTGGTGATTGGCGTCTCGCTGCTAATTTTGGGCTGGAAGTCGGCCCTGCTGGTAGGGCTGGCCCTGCCGCTCACGACACTGATGGTGTTTGGCACCATGAAGGTGCTGGGGATACCGCTGCACCAAATGTCGGTGACGGGGGTGATTATCGCCCTGGGGCTGCTGATCGACAACGCCATCATTGTGGTAGACGAGGTGCAGGGGCGGCTGCGCCAGGGTATTTTGCCGGGCGAGGCGGTGGCCGAGACCGTGCGCCATTTGCTGGTGCCGCTGCTGGCTTCGACCCTAACGACAGTGCTGGCCTTTATTCCCATTGCCCTGTCGCCAGGGGGCGTGGGCGAGTTTATCGGCACCATTGGCCTGACGGTAATTTTGGCGCTGCTGAGTTCGCTGGCCCTGTCGCTGACGGTGATTGTGTCGCTGGTAGGGCGGCTGCACCAGTGGAACCCGCTGCCCTTGCGCTGGGGCTGGTGGCACTCCGGCTTTGCCAACGACGCCCTGGCCAATGGCTATCGGTGGACACTAGGGACAGCGTTTCGGCGGCCCTGGTTAGGGGTTGGCCTATCGCTCATGCTGCCAGTGATGGGCTTTGCGGTGTTTGCCACCCTGCCCCAGCAATTCTTTCCGCCGACCAACCGCAACCAGTTTCAAATTGAGTTTGAGTTGCCCACTCAGACGTCCCTTGCTGCTACCCAGACTCAGATTCGCCAGGCGAGAGAACTGGCGCTTCAGCATCCCGACGTTGAGGATATCCACTGGTTTATGGGCCGCAGCGCGCCACCCTTTTTCTACAACGTGCTCGACAACCGCCGCAATGCCCAGAACTACGCCCAGGGCATTGTGCAACTGGCGAGCACCGATCACTTGAGAGAAACGATCCAGGCACTGCAAGGGGAGCTAGATGCCGCCTTTCCCCAGGCCCAGGTGCTGGTGAAGCAGCTAGAGCAGGGGCCACCCTTCGACGCGCCGATTGAGCTGCGGGTCTACGGCGCAGATTTGGTGGGGCTACGAGACCTGGGCGATCGCCTGCGCGCTGAGCTGGCCCAAGTTACCGACGTGGTGCACACCCGCGCCACCCTAACGGAGGCTTTGCCCAAGCTGGCCCTCACGGTGGATGAAGCCCAGGCCCGCCGTCTGGGGCTCGACAACCAGGCGATCGCCAGCCAGCTGAATGCCGCTCTCGATGGGAGAACTGGCGGCTCAGTGCTAGACGGCAGCCGCGACATTCCGGTGCGGGTGCGAGTGCCGGGAGCACAGCAGGGCGATCTGGGGGCGATCGCCGCCCTCGATATGGTCACCGCCCAGGGACAGATGCCGCTCGATGCGATCGCCGCTCTAGCGTTGGTGCCCGACACCGCCAGCATCAGCCGCCGCAATGGCCAGCGGATCAATACAGTGCAGGCTTTCATCACCGCCGGAGCGCTGCCCAGCACGGTGCTGGCCGCTTTTCAGGCTCGGCTAGATGAACAGGGCTTTGAGTTGCCCCCCGGTTACCGGATTGAGTACGGCGGCGAGGCCGACGCCAGGGGAACGGCGGTAGGAAATTTGCTCTCCACCGTGGGTGTGTTGGGCATTTTGATGACCGCGACCCTGGTGCTGTCGTTTAACTCCTTTGGGCTGGCGGCGCTGATTGGGTCGGTGGCGGTGCTGGCGGTGGGCCTCGCCGCCCTGGCGCTCAAGCTGTTTGGTTCAATCTTTGGCTTCACCGCCATTCTTGGCACCCTGGGGCTGATTGGTCTGGCGATCAACGACTCGATTGTGGTGCTGGCGGCGCTACGGGAACACCCCGAGGCCAAGCTGGGTCACCCCCAAGCGGTAGAAGATGTGGTGTTTCACGCCACCCGCCATGTGATTGCCACCACGGTGACGACCATTATTGGCTTTGTGCCGCTAATGCTCGACCCCACTGGCTTTTGGCCACCGCTGGCGATCGCGATCGCAGGCGGCCTCGGCGGCGCAACGCTGCTGGCCCTCTACTACATTCCCTCGGCCTATCGGCTGATGAGCTACCGCCGCCCTAGAATCGTGGCCTCGGCAAAGTCAGCTCTGCCGATTTAG
- a CDS encoding peptidoglycan-binding protein, protein MPPIPMPVFVTARAATRIAATARVDTLALSSDDLFSEEITMAGVPTPGLDLIKTFEGLSLQAYPDPKTGNLPITIGWGSTRDKNGQPFKLGDRITRQEADDLLLAQAANSYLPPQRNIPGWNTLNENQQGAILSFAYNLGARFYGASGFETISRVLRNQEWNNIEAALILYRNPGTNVEEGLLRRRLSEANVFLAGTPGVALSTAGQRYLAGGRTPVPGSRLSREAQTYLANRPTVGSSTGGSGGGSGGGGSAAPPAPGSRLLALTNPLTSGEDVQQVQEALRRWGATITADGLFGPDTRQAVEQFQRSQNLVADGIVGPQTWALLQRQPTPPTPPTPPTPPPNRLLRLTNPFTTGEDVRTVQQGLTRAGIAVTADGIFGPATDRAVRQFQTNRGLIADGIVGPQTWARLQNQPSTPPPAPTPPAPTPPAPMPPAPSTPTHIRVLRLATPFTRGDDVRLVQQALARAGFPLIPDGVFGPDTDRAVRQFQTNRRLTVDGIVGSQTRRALGV, encoded by the coding sequence ATGCCCCCTATCCCCATGCCAGTATTTGTCACCGCCAGAGCTGCGACCAGAATTGCGGCCACGGCCAGAGTCGATACACTTGCGTTAAGTTCTGACGACTTATTCAGCGAGGAAATCACTATGGCCGGGGTGCCCACACCAGGTCTCGACCTGATCAAAACCTTTGAGGGCTTGAGCCTGCAAGCCTACCCAGATCCCAAGACCGGGAATTTGCCCATTACCATTGGCTGGGGGTCAACCCGCGATAAAAATGGTCAGCCCTTTAAGCTGGGCGATCGCATCACCCGCCAAGAGGCCGACGACCTGCTGCTGGCCCAGGCCGCCAACTCCTACCTACCGCCCCAGCGCAACATCCCCGGCTGGAACACCCTGAACGAAAACCAGCAGGGGGCGATTCTCAGCTTTGCCTACAACCTGGGGGCGCGGTTCTACGGGGCCAGCGGCTTTGAGACCATCTCGCGGGTGCTGCGCAACCAGGAGTGGAACAACATTGAGGCAGCACTGATTCTTTACCGCAACCCCGGCACCAATGTGGAAGAGGGGTTACTGCGCCGCCGTCTCTCGGAGGCCAATGTGTTTCTGGCGGGCACCCCAGGGGTAGCTCTGAGCACAGCGGGCCAGCGCTACCTGGCGGGCGGGCGCACCCCCGTACCCGGCTCTAGACTCAGCCGTGAGGCCCAGACCTACCTGGCCAATCGCCCCACGGTCGGTAGCTCAACCGGCGGCTCGGGCGGCGGCTCAGGCGGGGGGGGGAGTGCAGCGCCACCGGCTCCAGGTTCGCGGTTGCTGGCCCTCACCAACCCCCTCACTAGCGGCGAAGATGTGCAACAGGTGCAAGAGGCGCTGCGGCGCTGGGGAGCTACGATCACCGCTGACGGCCTGTTTGGCCCCGACACCCGACAGGCCGTAGAGCAATTTCAGCGATCGCAGAATCTGGTCGCCGATGGCATTGTTGGCCCCCAAACTTGGGCCTTGCTCCAGCGGCAGCCCACCCCACCTACCCCACCCACTCCACCAACCCCGCCGCCCAATCGGCTGCTGCGCCTCACCAACCCCTTTACGACCGGCGAAGACGTGCGGACCGTTCAGCAAGGGTTGACGAGGGCGGGCATTGCCGTCACCGCCGACGGCATTTTTGGCCCCGCCACCGATCGCGCCGTGCGCCAGTTTCAGACCAACCGAGGCCTGATCGCCGACGGCATTGTGGGGCCGCAGACCTGGGCCAGACTGCAAAATCAGCCCTCTACCCCGCCACCGGCTCCCACACCACCGGCCCCTACACCACCGGCCCCCATGCCACCGGCCCCCAGCACCCCGACCCACATTCGCGTACTGCGCCTCGCCACCCCCTTCACCCGAGGCGACGATGTGCGGCTCGTGCAGCAGGCCCTGGCCCGCGCCGGGTTTCCGCTGATCCCCGACGGCGTGTTTGGCCCCGATACCGATCGCGCCGTGCGTCAGTTTCAGACCAACCGAAGGTTAACCGTCGATGGCATTGTCGGCAGTCAAACCCGCCGTGCCCTGGGGGTCTGA
- a CDS encoding efflux RND transporter periplasmic adaptor subunit, with protein sequence MTDAPASPAAIDSLPTKTLPAKPEIKSVGNLKKPRRWRLRLRRWWLVPLATLPLAVVVGMRQVTQPAAPAPAAALLPVEVVALTPVESYTVERQYTGEIVAQRSSALGFEQGGTVVAVLVKAGDRVEAGQPLARLDTRSLATQRQQLVAQRDQAVATLSELQNGPRQQSIAAAQAAVGDLEQQLALSTAQRDRRADLYQRGAISREELDQQTFGTGALTNRLAQAQSELDELLAGTRPEQIAAQVARVSQLEAAIQAVDVDLSKAVITAPFGGRISDRPVDEGMVVSGGQPVLQLTEGGATEARIGLPAEVADRLPLGSTQTVEMGSRRFSATVTALLPELETTSRTVTAVLTLDTAADLTLGQTARLVLTDTQPTAGFWLPSTALVQGEQGLWSVYVARGEESAATYTVARQPVELLHTEGERVLVQGLVETGDRVISSGTHRVVPGQAVNVSL encoded by the coding sequence ATGACCGACGCTCCCGCTTCTCCCGCTGCTATCGATTCTCTGCCGACCAAAACGCTGCCCGCCAAACCCGAGATCAAGTCGGTTGGCAACCTCAAAAAGCCCCGACGTTGGCGACTGCGGCTGCGTCGCTGGTGGCTGGTACCCCTGGCCACTCTGCCGCTAGCGGTGGTCGTGGGCATGCGCCAGGTCACTCAGCCCGCCGCCCCCGCTCCCGCTGCTGCGCTACTTCCGGTGGAAGTGGTAGCGCTGACCCCGGTAGAGTCTTACACCGTCGAACGCCAGTACACGGGTGAGATTGTCGCCCAGCGCAGCAGTGCTCTGGGGTTTGAGCAGGGCGGCACGGTGGTGGCAGTGTTGGTCAAAGCGGGCGATCGCGTCGAGGCCGGGCAGCCCCTGGCGCGTCTCGACACCCGCAGTTTAGCCACCCAGCGCCAGCAGCTAGTGGCTCAGCGTGACCAGGCCGTCGCCACCCTGAGCGAGTTGCAGAATGGCCCGCGCCAGCAGTCGATTGCCGCTGCCCAAGCAGCGGTCGGCGATCTGGAGCAGCAGCTGGCCCTCTCAACCGCCCAGCGCGATCGCCGAGCCGACCTCTACCAGCGCGGCGCAATTTCCCGTGAAGAACTCGACCAGCAGACCTTTGGCACCGGGGCACTCACCAACCGTCTAGCCCAGGCCCAGAGCGAGCTAGACGAACTGCTAGCCGGTACTCGCCCCGAGCAGATCGCCGCCCAGGTAGCTCGCGTTAGTCAGCTAGAGGCGGCCATTCAAGCGGTGGATGTGGATCTGTCCAAGGCTGTGATCACGGCTCCCTTTGGGGGGCGAATTAGCGATCGCCCGGTCGATGAAGGCATGGTAGTCAGCGGTGGCCAGCCCGTGCTGCAACTCACCGAAGGCGGCGCGACCGAAGCCCGCATCGGCCTACCCGCAGAAGTCGCCGATCGCCTGCCCCTCGGCAGCACTCAAACCGTTGAAATGGGTAGCCGCCGATTTTCTGCCACCGTCACCGCCCTGCTGCCCGAGCTAGAGACCACCAGCCGCACCGTCACCGCCGTGCTAACGCTAGACACCGCCGCCGATCTCACCCTAGGCCAAACCGCTCGGCTCGTGCTCACAGACACCCAGCCCACCGCCGGATTCTGGCTGCCCTCCACCGCCCTGGTGCAGGGGGAGCAGGGGCTGTGGTCGGTGTATGTGGCGCGGGGTGAAGAGAGTGCCGCCACCTACACCGTGGCCCGCCAGCCGGTGGAACTGCTGCACACCGAAGGGGAGCGGGTGCTGGTGCAGGGGCTAGTAGAAACGGGCGATCGCGTCATTAGCAGTGGTACCCACCGAGTCGTGCCTGGCCAGGCTGTCAATGTTTCCCTGTAG
- a CDS encoding PadR family transcriptional regulator produces the protein MALSHTILAVLSHQPYSGYDISKRFEESVSCYWQASQQQIYRELSKMEHQGWVTYETVPQAGKPDKKIYSITEAGKGELVRWYSAPTEPTPIREDLLVKVLAAPFVSDGLLVQELHRRRQLHSEKWANYQAKAELYGAIADPPKMEQFRYLTLRRGLRYEQDWIDWIDEVLDFLKQAKA, from the coding sequence ATGGCCCTGTCCCACACGATTTTGGCGGTCTTGTCTCATCAGCCCTACAGCGGCTACGACATCAGCAAGCGTTTTGAAGAGAGCGTTAGCTGCTACTGGCAAGCTAGCCAGCAGCAGATCTACCGCGAGCTGAGCAAAATGGAGCACCAGGGCTGGGTGACCTACGAGACTGTGCCCCAGGCGGGCAAGCCCGACAAAAAGATTTACAGCATCACCGAGGCGGGTAAGGGCGAACTCGTCCGCTGGTACAGTGCCCCCACCGAACCCACCCCCATCCGCGAAGATCTGCTGGTTAAGGTGCTGGCCGCCCCCTTTGTATCTGATGGGCTGCTGGTGCAAGAACTCCACCGTCGCCGCCAGCTGCACAGCGAAAAGTGGGCCAATTACCAGGCCAAGGCCGAGCTCTACGGCGCGATCGCAGATCCACCCAAAATGGAGCAGTTTCGCTACCTCACCCTGCGCCGAGGTCTGCGCTACGAACAAGACTGGATCGACTGGATCGACGAAGTGTTGGATTTTTTAAAGCAGGCCAAGGCTTAG
- the cobA gene encoding uroporphyrinogen-III C-methyltransferase: MVSADSRPAEGYSYGKVYLVGAGPGDPGLFTLRGKGLLECADVVIHDALVSAPILAMVNPQAVVLDAGKRRGRHSLGQDEINHLIIDQAQEHAVVVRLKGGDPFVFGRGGEEMAALVAAGIEVEVVPGITAGVAVPAYAGIPVTHRSQSSSVTFVTGHEAAGKYRPRVNWRALAQGSETIVVYMGIHNLGTITAELLAAELSPETPVALIRWGTYPQQETLIGTLATIVVQVAETGFEAPAIAVIGQVVSWHEVFSHCRPTGTIWP; encoded by the coding sequence ATGGTGTCGGCAGATTCTAGGCCCGCAGAGGGCTACTCCTACGGCAAAGTCTATTTAGTAGGCGCAGGCCCTGGTGACCCAGGGTTGTTTACGCTGCGGGGTAAGGGGTTACTAGAATGTGCCGATGTGGTGATTCACGATGCTTTGGTCAGCGCCCCAATTTTGGCGATGGTCAACCCCCAGGCAGTGGTGCTTGATGCGGGCAAGCGGCGGGGTCGTCACTCCCTCGGCCAAGATGAAATCAACCATCTGATTATTGACCAAGCCCAAGAGCATGCTGTGGTGGTGCGCCTGAAGGGGGGCGACCCCTTTGTATTTGGGCGCGGCGGCGAAGAAATGGCAGCCCTAGTGGCGGCTGGCATTGAAGTGGAAGTGGTGCCGGGGATTACCGCTGGGGTGGCGGTGCCAGCCTACGCAGGCATTCCGGTTACCCACCGGAGTCAGAGTTCTTCGGTAACCTTTGTGACGGGCCACGAGGCCGCAGGCAAGTATCGCCCCAGGGTCAACTGGCGGGCCTTGGCCCAGGGGTCTGAAACCATTGTGGTCTACATGGGCATTCACAACCTGGGCACGATTACTGCCGAACTGCTGGCCGCCGAGCTCAGCCCCGAAACCCCGGTGGCGCTAATTCGCTGGGGCACCTACCCTCAGCAAGAAACGCTGATCGGCACCCTGGCGACCATTGTGGTCCAGGTGGCCGAGACAGGGTTTGAGGCCCCTGCGATCGCGGTGATTGGCCAGGTGGTGAGTTGGCACGAGGTGTTTAGCCACTGCCGTCCCACGGGCACGATTTGGCCCTAA
- a CDS encoding sirohydrochlorin chelatase: protein MSASASTAYLLVSHGSRDPRPGQGMERLAQFVRSPEAGLWGGCTHPSDRPDFRLETKRRSAGVGASLRRATASDGLRPAASGLTFTEAGIFRNRVSQPETVSGPLVGTACLEAEALPLHQQIITFSRRAHAAGAQRVRLVPLFLLAGVHVMEDIPAEVERAQQALPDFALEVCAHLGSHPGMPGLLHHKLRTTTTEMLILLAHGSRRPGGNDSICSLAQALGGTAAFWAVAPSLEAQVIQQMQSGVQRVAILPYFLFAGSTTDAITHLTEELAERFPPMGFHLLPPLGPSLDLARLVVDLALDQVPPKAQQALVPMQRVAFRHAVYPSSHPSSLVS, encoded by the coding sequence GTGTCTGCATCTGCATCGACAGCTTATTTGTTAGTCTCTCACGGCAGCCGTGACCCCAGGCCTGGCCAGGGCATGGAGCGTTTAGCTCAGTTTGTGCGATCGCCTGAAGCCGGTCTCTGGGGCGGATGTACTCATCCTAGCGATCGCCCTGATTTCCGCCTTGAAACCAAGCGGCGATCCGCTGGAGTGGGAGCCTCCCTGCGTCGAGCTACCGCCTCCGACGGGCTGCGCCCTGCCGCCAGTGGGTTGACCTTTACAGAAGCCGGTATTTTTCGCAACCGAGTGTCGCAGCCCGAAACCGTCAGCGGTCCCCTGGTGGGCACGGCTTGCCTAGAAGCTGAGGCTCTGCCCCTACACCAGCAGATCATCACCTTTAGCCGTCGTGCTCACGCCGCCGGAGCCCAGCGGGTGCGGTTAGTGCCGCTGTTTTTGCTGGCTGGAGTCCACGTGATGGAGGACATTCCCGCTGAGGTTGAACGGGCACAGCAGGCATTACCCGATTTCGCCCTAGAAGTATGTGCCCACCTGGGCAGCCACCCTGGCATGCCAGGGCTGTTGCACCACAAGCTGCGCACGACCACCACCGAAATGCTGATTTTGCTGGCCCACGGCAGCCGTCGGCCTGGGGGCAACGACTCGATTTGTAGCCTAGCCCAAGCCCTAGGTGGAACTGCCGCCTTTTGGGCCGTGGCCCCCAGTCTAGAAGCTCAAGTCATCCAGCAGATGCAGAGTGGGGTGCAGCGGGTGGCCATTTTGCCCTACTTTTTGTTCGCCGGTAGCACGACCGATGCCATTACCCACCTCACTGAAGAGCTAGCCGAACGCTTTCCCCCCATGGGCTTTCACCTGCTACCGCCCCTAGGGCCATCCCTCGACCTAGCCCGATTGGTGGTGGATCTAGCCCTAGATCAGGTGCCGCCTAAGGCGCAGCAGGCACTGGTTCCCATGCAGCGAGTGGCCTTTCGGCATGCTGTTTATCCGTCCTCTCATCCTTCGTCGCTGGTGTCTTAA
- a CDS encoding STAS-like domain-containing protein: MILNIHDITGEYAISADHGQQVYDHIHRDLLDGRSIELNFAEVKVFASAFFNFAIGQLLKDISTDDLNQLLKISNLNSSGTSILHHIITSARRYYSDSQYQAAADAVMEEYADSFDA; encoded by the coding sequence ATGATCCTCAACATTCATGACATTACAGGCGAGTACGCCATTTCCGCCGACCACGGGCAGCAGGTTTACGACCACATCCACCGCGACCTGCTCGACGGGCGTTCTATAGAGCTCAACTTCGCTGAGGTCAAGGTGTTCGCATCAGCCTTCTTCAACTTTGCGATCGGGCAGTTGCTTAAAGACATCTCCACCGATGACCTTAACCAACTGCTGAAGATCAGCAACCTCAACTCCAGCGGAACCTCCATCCTCCATCACATCATCACCAGCGCCAGGCGATACTATTCTGACAGTCAGTACCAAGCAGCAGCCGATGCCGTGATGGAAGAGTACGCCGACAGCTTTGATGCATGA
- a CDS encoding GUN4 domain-containing protein: MKILKFRAISLGLALVAALAHPLGVTVAQAQVPTPTVQQAQAVDMSALRSHLAAQDWQAADAETRRLLDPWLHPGGNILGPGLVTNVPPEVLKTLDQLWVEASGGRFGFSVQQRIWAEVSAQHPNDSSLAAKAFGDRVGWTRPPGREDPTFIAGDWLTEMELNSSLNAPVGHLPWAGVSWAQISRLFQVESCGSCTIDAMYVQGARFNQYIPILYSWVETALALTVPDVGSWQRPQLARTIDLKSLYPEAQCPITPVSSAISPNGAVVAIGSHSYAPGCPSRGESTLALWNAQRGNRIITLHRGPALAASAQGNPPQEPVGQGDRIVGDVANAIAFTPDSQLVAAGMSYGVVRLWSATTGEPVRTFEGHRYAVRAIALSPTGQTLASASADHTVKLWDLQTGRLLQTISIPAASGIVHTLRFSPNGQRLATATDQNTLQLWEVPSGRLIRTLVDRAGNGIAPLPLAFSPDGTTLATGDADNSLKFWSAATGARQLTLTVHEPLRHLAYSPNGERLATSDGTTARLWNLATRETVHFIPLNQTAGHHIQPTNLGQVAFSADGQTLATHTLLLPLTDSEPIPRQGITLWSVATGQPLAQLHEVGPFQFSPRGDFLLAQGQTMQIWQPYSGLVRSGL; the protein is encoded by the coding sequence ATGAAGATTTTAAAGTTTCGCGCCATCAGCCTGGGCTTAGCATTAGTTGCGGCTCTGGCCCATCCTCTCGGCGTAACCGTCGCCCAGGCCCAGGTACCCACGCCTACGGTGCAGCAGGCCCAGGCTGTGGATATGAGTGCGCTGCGATCGCACCTCGCGGCCCAAGACTGGCAGGCTGCCGATGCTGAAACCCGCCGTCTGCTCGACCCGTGGCTTCATCCCGGTGGCAATATTTTGGGGCCTGGCCTAGTGACCAATGTTCCCCCCGAGGTGCTGAAAACCCTCGATCAGCTCTGGGTTGAGGCTAGCGGCGGGCGGTTTGGCTTTAGCGTGCAGCAGCGCATCTGGGCTGAGGTGAGTGCGCAGCACCCCAACGATTCCTCATTGGCGGCTAAGGCTTTTGGCGATCGCGTTGGCTGGACGCGCCCCCCCGGTCGAGAAGATCCCACCTTCATCGCTGGGGACTGGCTGACCGAGATGGAACTCAACTCCTCCCTCAATGCCCCAGTGGGCCACCTGCCCTGGGCCGGGGTGAGCTGGGCGCAAATTTCTCGCCTTTTCCAGGTGGAGAGCTGCGGCAGCTGCACCATCGATGCCATGTACGTGCAGGGGGCGCGGTTCAACCAATACATACCCATCCTCTACAGCTGGGTCGAGACGGCGCTGGCGCTGACGGTGCCCGATGTGGGCTCTTGGCAGCGGCCCCAGCTGGCCCGCACCATCGATCTCAAGTCTCTCTACCCCGAGGCCCAATGCCCGATCACTCCGGTGTCTTCGGCCATTAGCCCGAATGGGGCGGTGGTGGCGATCGGCAGTCACAGCTACGCGCCGGGCTGCCCCTCCCGAGGGGAAAGCACCCTGGCCCTGTGGAATGCCCAGCGGGGTAACCGCATCATTACCCTGCACCGGGGGCCAGCGCTGGCGGCCTCGGCCCAGGGCAACCCACCCCAAGAGCCCGTCGGCCAGGGCGATCGCATCGTGGGAGATGTGGCCAATGCGATCGCCTTTACCCCCGACAGCCAGTTGGTAGCGGCAGGGATGTCCTACGGGGTGGTGCGGCTGTGGTCGGCCACTACCGGCGAGCCTGTGCGAACCTTCGAGGGGCATCGGTATGCCGTGCGGGCGATCGCTCTCAGCCCCACGGGCCAAACCCTGGCCAGCGCCAGCGCCGACCACACGGTTAAACTCTGGGACTTGCAAACCGGGCGGCTCTTGCAGACTATCTCCATCCCCGCCGCCAGCGGCATCGTTCACACCCTGCGCTTTAGCCCCAACGGGCAGCGCCTGGCCACCGCTACCGACCAAAATACTCTCCAGCTGTGGGAGGTGCCCAGCGGTCGGTTAATCCGCACCCTGGTAGATCGCGCCGGAAACGGGATTGCGCCCCTGCCCCTGGCCTTTAGCCCCGACGGCACCACCCTGGCCACGGGCGATGCCGACAACAGCCTCAAGTTTTGGAGCGCCGCCACCGGAGCCCGCCAGCTCACCCTGACGGTGCATGAACCCCTGCGCCACCTGGCCTACAGCCCCAACGGGGAGCGGCTGGCCACCAGCGATGGCACCACCGCCCGTCTGTGGAACCTAGCCACCCGCGAGACGGTGCATTTTATTCCCCTCAACCAGACGGCAGGGCACCACATTCAGCCCACCAACTTGGGCCAGGTCGCCTTTAGCGCCGATGGCCAGACTTTGGCTACCCATACCCTGCTGCTGCCGCTGACCGACAGCGAGCCCATTCCCCGCCAGGGCATTACCCTGTGGTCGGTGGCGACGGGGCAACCGCTGGCACAACTGCACGAGGTTGGCCCCTTTCAGTTCAGCCCCCGAGGAGATTTTTTGCTGGCTCAGGGGCAAACGATGCAGATCTGGCAACCCTATAGTGGTCTGGTGCGCAGCGGCTTATAG